TTCGATGTGCGCAACTGCCAATAAACCATAATGAGTGTGAAAAATAACAGAACCGAGGCTGCTGCTGCTGCGTAACCGAAGTCAAATTGTCCGAAAGCCTCTTGATAGATGTAATGTACAAGTAGATTGGTGGAATTGAGGGGACCTCCACCAGTAATTACATATACTTGCTCGAAACTGCGTAAGGTAAAAATGACTGTGGTGACGATCGCGAAAATTAGAGTTGGTCGTAATCCCGGTAGGGTAATATGCCAAAATTGCTGCCAATTATTTGCCCCGTCTAATTCTGCTGCTTCGTAACGATTGGGGGGAATCATTTGTAATCCTGCCAGGAATACAACCATATTGAAGCCGAGTTGCTTCCAGATGCTTAATATAATCAGTACTGGCATTGCCCAGAAAGTATCCCCTAGCCAGGAAATTGCCGGGATACCCATACTA
The Calothrix sp. 336/3 DNA segment above includes these coding regions:
- a CDS encoding carbohydrate ABC transporter permease, producing the protein MVTSRSSQRHFLDNDTVAAWIFLAPAIILLTIFLIAPIIYLFFLSFTAGSFTSSGAYWVGLKNYLRLILNPDFWQVISNTLYFTIATVIPSLIIPLAIAVLLNQTVFLRGILRTVYFLPSIISLVAAGLGFRWLFQTEGPMNALLSSMGIPAISWLGDTFWAMPVLIILSIWKQLGFNMVVFLAGLQMIPPNRYEAAELDGANNWQQFWHITLPGLRPTLIFAIVTTVIFTLRSFEQVYVITGGGPLNSTNLLVHYIYQEAFGQFDFGYAAAAASVLLFFTLIMVYWQLRTSNE